From the genome of Pseudophryne corroboree isolate aPseCor3 chromosome 9, aPseCor3.hap2, whole genome shotgun sequence:
tgactgaggacaATAGTGAATGACTGAGTATGGAGTAACTGAGGACAGTAGTGaatgactgaggacagtagtgaatgactgaggacagtagtgagtgactgaggatAGTAGTGAATGACTGAGTAGTGAGTGACTGAAGACAGGTGATATTTACACGCTACAGCACTCAGCGATCCCATACCGTGAATTTGTGTGACTGGCCACTTTGCGGTTGAGCTGTTGCTCCTACACATTTCCATCTGATAAGTGACCAGGGAACGGTACCAGGGCAGAGATGTGACAAGCTGTCCTGTTGGAAAGGTGGCATTCTATGGTAGTGTCATATTCACGGATTCCTTTAGTAAGAGACCATTCTACTGCTGATGTGTGACTATGGAGACTGCAGGGTTGTGTGCTAGACCGTATGCACCTGTTAGCAATTGGTGACTATGGAATGGCTATATATAATAAGTATAATGGGCTGTCCGCATACTTTTGGCCATGCAGTGGGCAGAGATCACTGCACTTCACCTTCTCCTATGTGGACTGTCATGTATCATTAGTTACCCTTCCATCCTTCTCACCTAGTAAAGAGACCTGAACTCTTTGATTTGTAGAGAAAATGTTTCAGTTCTGGGATACCAACTTGTGCAATATCATAAAAGGGGTTTCTCAGAGCTTCCTTCAATGGTCCCCAACTTCCTCGCTTCTCCAGTCTCTCTACTATCTTTCTCTTGCAGTCTGAGGCCGTGAAGAAGTCCTCCCGGTCAGTGGACACCATAAGGAGGCAAAGTTCAGGGCTATGGCTCAGGTATGAGATATGAGCATGGAAGAAGCCAGATGGGTTGAATttggggagacagacaggggtccATGCCTCACCTTCCCTGAAGGAACTGGAAGATGTCACCAGGTTGAAGAGCAGATGGAGGTCAATCGGGTGGAGATACTGGTCTTTCTTCCGTACTAATGTCACCAGCTGGTTCCTAGACATCAGTATTGAAAAGACCAGGCTCTTGGCCTTTGCATGCTGGAGACAGTTCGCAGCAGAGTCCCGTAAGCCCGATAGTAGTGGCAGACAGCGCACCGCGCCCAAAAGGAAACTGGGGTCAATATCCATAGAATCCAGAAGGTTGTCTGTAATGCGCTCGGAACCAGAGAGCAGCCGGCGCAGGTCGTAGCTGGGTCGTTGCTGGAATAGGTGGTGGAGTTGAGCCCCGGTGACCAGACTAAGAATCTGATAGTAAACATAGAGTAATTCCTGCGCAATCTCCTGCTCTGACTGACGAGTGTGCGTCACTGACACTAAGACCAGAGGGGAACGACGTACAAACACCACTTTATACCCATCTGTAAAAGAGAAAGCTGTTATTATACAGTACTGGGGCACTAGCTGCAGTCTCACCATAATATCCTGCACTCAGGAAGGAGAACATTGAGACTCCCTGATATGAGTTGGCTAGGATGTAAAGGAATTTGGGGCTCTCGATTAGAAAGGCTGTCACCCCCGGGACCAATGCCTGACAGCAGCCACTGCTCCCATCTTAGTAAGAGATGGGAAGCGGAGATCACCCACTGCCGGGGAACTATACATGTTCTGGGCACACAAACAGTAAGTGCTGCTTTCAGCGGACAGGTCAAAATCAGTCTCCAGCAGCAACAGGTGCTGCTTTTCCCCTGGAGTCAGCCGGCGCTGAGAGCTGCTGCAGGTAAgacggggagagctgctacagtggCGGGATACTTAGTATCAAGGCCGGAGGAACAAGGCCCAGATCAGCTTCTGAAAGAGCAATAATTAAGCTGCAGAGACTAGCACAAAATGTGTTACTATGAAACTGTACAAACTGCTACATTCAGGTTCAGCCAACAGTTACCACGTTCTGCCAAAACCCCCAAAGAACATACCACATTCTGCCAAAACCCCCAAAGAACAATCTAATGGAAACCCCTAAATAAGCCAACGCAAACATGATTTCTATTTGTGGCACCTGCGTGGATTGACCGGATAGCATTCTTGTCCGTCTCCAGAAAGGACACAAGCGCCATCATTACTCCGGCTGTGCTGGAGAGCGCCTCCTCTGACCGAAAGCGGGAATAGACCGGCTTCCCAGCTTCGCTCAGAACAAAGACATGCTTTTGGTGCTGGTACCAGTCTTCCAGAGCCCTGAATACCCCATCGCCATCTGCTTCTTGGCTTAAGGTTCGTGGGATGTCCGTCTGTCCCTGCTCAGGTGTCCCTTCCCGGCTCTGCTCATCACTCTGCAAGGAGCTTACACTCAGCTGAGTACTGAGTTTGCTGAAGTCCTCACTTATCTGCTCCATGCTACTGATCTCCACATCGCCCTCTGGTCCAGGACTCCCAGGGACAGGTCCGTCCACCTCCCCTGTGAGATCTTCATAGGACTGAGCGTGGACAAACATTGCATCATTTTGGATGGCTCCTGAGGAGTATAAAGCAGACGTGAGAAAGGTGTAGACAGTGGCTAGTGCTATGTAGTGGCATAGTAGAAAAGATCTCCTCTCACCTGGTTCCGTTCCTTGCGTCAGAGCAGGCGCCGGGCTCTGAGACCGCTCATATTCCTGTGATGCTGCAGCCGACAATCCCATCTCCCATCGTGGCTCTTTATCTACATCAGAAGTCATGAGTCCTGCAAGGTAAGTGTCTCATCGTGATACACTGCACTTTCATCTACATTTCACCTGCACATTCTATACCTACACCCGCACATtctactgtacattctatacctaCACCTGCGCACTCTACACCTACACCCGCACATtctactgtacattctatacctaCACCTGCGCACTCTATACCTACACCCGCACACTCTACACCTGCACATTCTATACCTACACCCGCACACTCTACACCTGCACATTCTATACCTACACCCGCACATtctactgtacattctatacctaCACCCGCACACtctactgtacattctatacctaCATCCGCACACTCTACACCTGCACATTCTATACCTACACCCGCACGTtctactgtacattctatacctaCACCCGCACACtctactgtacattctatacctaCACCTGCACATTCTATACCTACACCCGCACATTCTACTATACATTCTATACCTAAACTCGCACACTCTACACCTGCACATTCTATACCTACACCCGCACACtctactgtacattctatacctaCACCTGCACATTCTACTGCATTCTACACCCGCACATTCTACTGCATTCTACACCCGCACATTCTACACCTGCACATTCAATACCTACACCCGCACATtctactgtacattctatacctaAACCCGCACACtctactgtacattctatacctaCACCCGCACATtctactgtacattctatacctaAACCCGCACACTCTACACCtgcacattttactgtacattctatacctaCACCTGCACACTCTACACCCGCACATtctactgtacattctataccGACACCTGCGCACTCTATACCTACACCCGCACACTCTACACCTGCACATTCTATACCTACACCCGCACATtctactgtacattctatacctaCACCCGCACACTCTACTGTACATTCTACACCTACATCCGCACACTCTACACCTGCACATTCTATACCTACACCCGCACGTtctactgtacattctatacctaCACC
Proteins encoded in this window:
- the MON1A gene encoding vacuolar fusion protein MON1 homolog A; this translates as MTSDVDKEPRWEMGLSAAASQEYERSQSPAPALTQGTEPGAIQNDAMFVHAQSYEDLTGEVDGPVPGSPGPEGDVEISSMEQISEDFSKLSTQLSVSSLQSDEQSREGTPEQGQTDIPRTLSQEADGDGVFRALEDWYQHQKHVFVLSEAGKPVYSRFRSEEALSSTAGVMMALVSFLETDKNAIRSIHADGYKVVFVRRSPLVLVSVTHTRQSEQEIAQELLYVYYQILSLVTGAQLHHLFQQRPSYDLRRLLSGSERITDNLLDSMDIDPSFLLGAVRCLPLLSGLRDSAANCLQHAKAKSLVFSILMSRNQLVTLVRKKDQYLHPIDLHLLFNLVTSSSSFREGEAWTPVCLPKFNPSGFFHAHISYLSHSPELCLLMVSTDREDFFTASDCKRKIVERLEKRGSWGPLKEALRNPFYDIAQVGIPELKHFLYKSKSSGLFTSPVMSAPYDTEEESRRLVSLYQYLHGRAHCSSHPLSTIFHMGSHENILAWVTEAFELYVCFSPLGTKSSAVSGVSRLLRWIRKEEERMFILSSPTY